One genomic region from Pseudomonas sp. R5-89-07 encodes:
- a CDS encoding transposase: MQQRKTYTREFKQRAASMVLDDNCSVPDVCASMDVGPTALRRWVDQVRKERHKGQPVAGTKAISDEQRELQQLRAKVKRLETEAEILKKATALLMSDPDRFS; encoded by the coding sequence ATGCAACAGCGAAAGACCTATACCCGCGAGTTCAAGCAACGTGCTGCAAGCATGGTTCTTGATGATAACTGCTCAGTTCCCGACGTCTGTGCATCGATGGACGTTGGCCCTACGGCTCTGCGCCGCTGGGTTGATCAGGTTCGTAAAGAGCGTCACAAAGGGCAGCCAGTGGCAGGTACCAAAGCTATCAGCGACGAACAGCGAGAGCTTCAACAGCTACGAGCCAAGGTCAAGCGCCTGGAGACTGAGGCTGAAATCTTAAAAAAGGCTACGGCTCTCTTGATGTCGGATCCCGATCGTTTTTCCTGA
- a CDS encoding molybdopterin-binding protein, translating into MTIKAINVRNQFKGTIKEIVVGDVLSEIDVQTASGIVTSVITTRSVKELELVIGSEVIAFVKSTEVSIAKL; encoded by the coding sequence ATGACTATCAAAGCCATCAACGTGCGTAACCAGTTCAAGGGCACCATCAAGGAAATCGTGGTGGGCGACGTGTTGTCGGAAATCGACGTACAGACGGCGTCCGGCATCGTCACCTCGGTGATCACCACTCGCTCGGTCAAGGAACTGGAGTTGGTGATTGGCAGTGAAGTGATTGCCTTTGTTAAGTCGACTGAGGTGTCGATTGCCAAGTTGTAA
- the ssuB gene encoding aliphatic sulfonates ABC transporter ATP-binding protein, protein MTAQQPPRLLKGIPLAVRKLRKSFGAREVLKAIDLHIPAGQFVAVVGRSGCGKSTLLRLLAGLDKASGGELLAGSAPLHEAIEDTRLMFQEARLLPWKKIIDNVGLGLKGNWRPKALEALEAVGLAERADEWPAALSGGQKQRVALARALIHQPRLLLLDEPLGALDALTRIEMQQLIENLWQKHGFTVLLVTHDVSEAVAIADRVILIEDGEIGLDLSVDLPRPRARGSHRLAALEAEVLNRVLSLPGSPPEPEPVSPLPTQLRWAQ, encoded by the coding sequence ATGACGGCTCAACAACCCCCGCGCCTGCTCAAGGGCATCCCCCTGGCGGTGCGCAAGTTGCGCAAGTCCTTCGGTGCTCGCGAAGTGCTCAAGGCAATCGATCTGCATATCCCGGCCGGCCAGTTCGTGGCCGTGGTTGGCCGCAGCGGCTGTGGCAAAAGTACCTTGCTGCGCCTGCTGGCAGGCCTGGACAAAGCCAGTGGCGGCGAGCTACTGGCGGGCTCCGCGCCGCTGCATGAGGCGATTGAAGACACGCGGTTGATGTTCCAGGAAGCGCGCCTGCTGCCGTGGAAGAAAATCATCGACAACGTCGGCCTGGGCCTCAAGGGCAACTGGCGCCCCAAGGCGTTGGAAGCGTTGGAGGCCGTGGGCCTTGCCGAGCGCGCCGATGAGTGGCCGGCGGCCTTGTCCGGTGGCCAGAAGCAGCGCGTTGCCCTGGCCCGCGCTTTGATTCACCAGCCGCGTCTGTTGCTGCTCGATGAGCCGCTGGGCGCGCTGGATGCCCTGACACGGATCGAGATGCAGCAACTGATCGAAAACCTGTGGCAGAAACACGGCTTTACCGTGCTGCTGGTCACCCATGACGTCAGTGAAGCCGTGGCGATTGCCGACCGGGTCATCCTGATCGAAGACGGCGAAATCGGCCTGGACCTCAGCGTCGACTTGCCACGCCCCCGCGCCCGTGGCTCACATCGCCTGGCTGCGCTGGAAGCCGAAGTACTCAACCGCGTGCTGTCGCTGCCCGGCTCACCGCCGGAACCCGAACCTGTTTCACCGCTGCCGACGCAATTGCGTTGGGCTCAATAA
- the ssuC gene encoding aliphatic sulfonate ABC transporter permease SsuC: MNLEKFSHRVAPWVLPILLLAVWQLSVTAGWLSTRILPAPSAVIEAGINLIRSGEIWTHLAISGWRAGLGFVIGGSIGLALGFITGLSKWGERLLDSSVQMIRNVPHLALIPLVILWFGIDETAKIFLVALGTLFPIYLNTYHGIRNVDPALVEMSRSYGLSGFSLFWQVILPGALPSILVGVRFALGFMWLTLIVAETISASSGIGYLAMNAREFLQTDVVVLAIVMYAILGKLADLAARGLERVWLRWHPAYQVNKGGAA; the protein is encoded by the coding sequence ATGAACCTGGAAAAATTCAGTCATCGCGTGGCGCCCTGGGTGCTGCCGATCCTATTGCTGGCGGTGTGGCAGCTGTCGGTAACGGCGGGTTGGTTGTCGACGCGCATTCTGCCGGCGCCCAGCGCGGTCATCGAGGCCGGCATCAACCTGATCCGCAGCGGCGAAATCTGGACGCACCTGGCGATCAGTGGCTGGCGCGCGGGCCTGGGCTTTGTGATTGGTGGCAGCATCGGCCTGGCGCTGGGCTTTATCACCGGCCTGTCGAAGTGGGGCGAACGCTTGCTGGACAGCTCGGTGCAGATGATCCGTAACGTGCCGCACCTGGCGCTGATTCCCCTGGTGATCCTGTGGTTCGGGATTGACGAGACCGCGAAGATTTTCCTGGTGGCCCTCGGCACCTTGTTCCCGATTTATCTGAACACCTACCACGGCATCCGCAACGTCGACCCGGCACTGGTGGAAATGTCGCGCAGCTACGGGTTGTCCGGTTTCAGCCTGTTCTGGCAAGTCATCCTGCCGGGCGCATTGCCGTCGATCCTGGTGGGCGTGCGCTTTGCCCTGGGCTTCATGTGGTTGACGCTGATTGTGGCGGAAACGATCTCGGCCAGTTCCGGCATCGGTTACCTGGCGATGAATGCCCGCGAGTTCCTGCAGACCGACGTGGTGGTGCTGGCCATTGTGATGTACGCGATCCTCGGCAAGCTGGCCGACCTGGCGGCGCGCGGCCTGGAGCGGGTATGGCTGCGCTGGCACCCGGCGTATCAAGTGAACAAGGGAGGTGCGGCATGA
- the ssuD gene encoding FMNH2-dependent alkanesulfonate monooxygenase: MSLNIFWFLPTHGDGHYLGTAEGARAVDHGYLQQVAQAADRLGFGGVLIPTGRSCEDSWLVAASLIPVTQRLKFLVALRPGIISPTVAARQAATLDRLSGGRALFNLVTGGDPEELAGDGLFLSHEERYQASVEFTRIWRRVLEGETVDYDGEHISVKGAKLLYPPVQQPRPPLYFGGSSEAAQDLAAEQVEMVLTWGEPPAAVAEKIEQVRAKAAKLGRTLRFGIRLHVIVRETNEEAWKAADKLISHLDDDTIARAQASLARFDSVGQQRMAALHGGSRDNLEVSPNLWAGVGLVRGGAGTALVGDGPTVAARVKEYADLGIDTFIFSGYPHLEESYRVAELLFPHLDIERPELPKGAGYVSPFGEMVANDILPKAASQS; encoded by the coding sequence ATGAGCCTCAATATTTTCTGGTTCCTGCCTACCCACGGCGACGGCCATTACCTTGGCACCGCCGAAGGCGCTCGCGCCGTCGATCACGGTTACCTGCAGCAAGTGGCCCAGGCCGCTGATCGCCTGGGCTTCGGTGGGGTGTTGATCCCTACCGGGCGCTCCTGCGAAGACTCCTGGTTGGTGGCCGCCTCGCTGATTCCCGTAACCCAGCGTTTGAAATTCCTCGTCGCGCTGCGCCCCGGGATCATTTCCCCGACGGTGGCCGCGCGCCAGGCGGCAACCCTGGACCGCCTCTCCGGTGGCCGTGCGCTGTTCAACCTGGTGACCGGCGGTGACCCGGAAGAGCTGGCCGGCGACGGCTTGTTCCTCAGCCATGAAGAGCGTTATCAGGCGTCAGTGGAATTCACCCGCATCTGGCGTCGTGTGCTCGAAGGCGAGACCGTGGATTACGACGGCGAGCACATCAGCGTCAAAGGCGCCAAGTTGCTCTATCCGCCGGTCCAGCAGCCACGCCCGCCGCTGTACTTTGGCGGTTCCTCCGAAGCCGCCCAGGACCTGGCGGCCGAGCAAGTGGAAATGGTGCTGACCTGGGGCGAACCACCGGCAGCGGTGGCCGAGAAGATCGAACAAGTGCGGGCCAAGGCCGCCAAGCTCGGGCGCACCCTGCGTTTCGGTATTCGCCTGCATGTAATCGTGCGTGAAACCAACGAGGAGGCCTGGAAGGCTGCCGATAAACTGATCTCCCACCTGGACGACGACACCATCGCCCGCGCCCAGGCCTCCCTGGCGCGCTTCGATTCGGTGGGCCAGCAACGCATGGCGGCCTTGCACGGTGGCAGCCGCGACAACCTGGAAGTCAGCCCCAACCTGTGGGCTGGGGTCGGGCTGGTGCGTGGCGGCGCGGGTACTGCGCTGGTGGGCGATGGCCCAACGGTTGCGGCGCGGGTCAAGGAATACGCGGATCTGGGCATCGACACCTTTATCTTCTCCGGTTATCCGCACCTGGAAGAGTCGTATCGGGTTGCCGAGCTGCTATTTCCGCACCTGGATATCGAACGCCCGGAGCTGCCCAAAGGCGCCGGCTACGTCAGCCCATTCGGCGAGATGGTGGCCAACGACATTCTTCCCAAAGCTGCATCGCAGAGCTGA
- a CDS encoding sulfonate ABC transporter substrate-binding protein — translation MRTVILRRGLVALFAAAVSFGAIVQAHAAETLRIGYQKYGTLVLLKAKGTLEKRLAAQGVQVQWTEFPGGPQLLEGLNVGSIDFGVTGETPPVFAQAAGADLLYVAYEPPAPTSEAILVPKDSTIKSVAELKGKKIVLNKGSNVHYLLVRALEDAGLAYTDVKTVFLPPADARAAFERGSVDAWVIWDPYQAAAEKQLQARTLRDGTGIADNHQFYLATKPYAEQHPEVIKALVEEVRAVGEWSKANPQEVTDQVAPLLGLPADITLTSVKRQGYGALFLTPEVVAAQQKIADSFYQLKLIPKPLSIKDVIWTPPAAVAKAP, via the coding sequence ATGCGCACTGTCATTTTGCGTCGCGGTCTGGTCGCACTGTTTGCTGCGGCTGTGTCCTTCGGCGCCATCGTTCAAGCCCACGCCGCCGAAACCCTGCGGATCGGTTATCAGAAATACGGCACGCTGGTGCTGCTCAAGGCCAAGGGCACCCTGGAAAAACGCCTGGCTGCCCAGGGCGTGCAGGTGCAATGGACCGAATTCCCCGGTGGCCCGCAATTGCTTGAAGGCCTGAACGTCGGCTCCATCGACTTCGGCGTTACTGGCGAAACCCCACCGGTGTTCGCCCAGGCCGCTGGTGCCGACTTGCTGTACGTGGCGTATGAGCCGCCCGCGCCGACCAGTGAAGCGATCCTGGTGCCGAAGGATTCGACGATCAAATCGGTGGCCGAGCTCAAGGGCAAGAAAATCGTGCTGAACAAAGGCTCCAACGTGCACTACCTGCTGGTGCGTGCCCTGGAAGACGCCGGCCTTGCCTACACCGACGTGAAAACCGTGTTCCTGCCGCCCGCCGACGCTCGCGCCGCCTTCGAACGCGGCAGTGTGGACGCCTGGGTAATCTGGGACCCGTACCAGGCCGCCGCCGAGAAACAACTGCAAGCGCGCACCCTGCGCGACGGCACCGGCATCGCCGACAACCACCAGTTCTACCTGGCCACCAAGCCTTACGCCGAACAGCACCCCGAGGTGATCAAGGCGCTGGTGGAAGAAGTGCGCGCCGTGGGCGAATGGTCCAAGGCCAACCCGCAGGAAGTGACTGACCAGGTCGCGCCGCTGCTCGGCCTGCCGGCGGACATCACCCTCACCTCGGTGAAACGCCAGGGTTACGGCGCGCTGTTCCTGACGCCTGAAGTGGTCGCTGCCCAGCAGAAAATCGCCGACAGCTTCTACCAGCTCAAATTGATTCCCAAGCCCTTGAGTATCAAGGACGTGATCTGGACCCCACCCGCCGCTGTTGCCAAAGCGCCGTAA
- the ssuE gene encoding NADPH-dependent FMN reductase — MLVVTLGGSPSQRSRSGVLLEKTRQWLQGQGVEVVSYQVRDFPAEDLLHARFDSPKVIDLLQQVANADGLVIATPVYKASFSGALKTVLDLLPERALAHKVVLPMATGGSIAHMLAVDYALKPVLSALKAQELLHGIFAEDSQIAYGEGSAQAQLVPVLEQRLHEALEQFYSAMARRPKPLDPHVLNERLLSARWSI, encoded by the coding sequence ATGCTGGTCGTAACACTTGGAGGCAGCCCCAGTCAGCGTTCCCGCTCCGGGGTCTTGCTGGAGAAAACCCGTCAATGGCTGCAAGGCCAGGGCGTGGAAGTGGTGAGTTACCAGGTCCGCGACTTCCCGGCCGAAGACCTGCTGCATGCGCGCTTCGACAGCCCCAAGGTCATTGACCTGTTGCAGCAAGTGGCAAATGCCGATGGCCTGGTGATCGCCACGCCGGTGTACAAGGCGTCTTTCTCCGGTGCATTGAAGACGGTCCTCGACCTGCTGCCCGAGCGCGCCCTGGCGCACAAGGTGGTCTTGCCGATGGCCACCGGCGGCAGCATCGCCCACATGCTGGCGGTGGATTACGCCCTCAAACCGGTGTTGTCGGCGCTAAAGGCGCAGGAATTACTGCATGGGATTTTTGCCGAAGACAGCCAGATCGCCTACGGCGAAGGCAGCGCCCAGGCGCAATTGGTGCCGGTGCTTGAGCAGCGTTTGCACGAAGCCCTGGAGCAGTTCTACAGCGCCATGGCCCGCCGCCCGAAACCGCTGGACCCGCATGTATTGAATGAACGCTTGTTGAGTGCTCGCTGGAGCATTTAA
- a CDS encoding peroxiredoxin yields the protein MSLRLGDIAPDFEQDSSAGKIRFHEWLGDSWGVLFSHPADFTPVCTTELGFTAKLKDEFAQRGVKAIALSVDPVDSHHKWIEDINETQNTVVNFPILADADRKVSDLYDLIHPNASDTLTVRSLFVIDPNKKIRLTITYPASTGRNFHEILRVIDSLQLTDNHKVATPANWQDGDEVVIVPSLKDEDEIKKRFPKGYRAVKPYLRLTPQPNR from the coding sequence ATGAGCCTAAGACTGGGCGACATCGCCCCCGACTTCGAACAGGATTCCAGCGCCGGCAAGATTCGTTTCCACGAATGGCTGGGCGATAGCTGGGGTGTACTGTTTTCCCATCCGGCGGACTTCACCCCGGTGTGCACCACTGAGCTGGGCTTTACCGCCAAGCTCAAGGACGAGTTCGCCCAGCGTGGCGTCAAGGCCATCGCCTTGTCGGTTGACCCCGTGGACTCGCACCACAAGTGGATCGAAGACATCAACGAAACCCAGAACACCGTGGTCAATTTCCCGATTCTGGCCGATGCCGATCGCAAGGTGTCGGACCTCTACGACCTGATCCACCCCAATGCCAGCGACACCCTCACCGTGCGTTCCTTGTTCGTGATCGACCCGAACAAGAAAATCCGCCTGACCATCACCTACCCGGCCAGTACTGGACGTAACTTCCACGAAATCCTGCGGGTGATCGACTCGTTGCAGCTGACCGACAACCATAAGGTCGCCACCCCGGCCAACTGGCAGGACGGGGACGAAGTGGTGATCGTGCCGTCGCTCAAGGATGAAGACGAGATCAAGAAACGCTTTCCGAAGGGCTATCGCGCAGTGAAGCCATACCTGCGACTTACTCCACAACCCAATCGTTAA
- a CDS encoding OprD family porin → MKKSTLAVAVALGAIAQQAGAAGFIEDSKATLGLRNFYINTDNRDGAGANKNEEWGQGFDLRFISGYTQGTVQFGVDAIGLYGVRLDSGRGTSGNIAGTSSGGTVFPSDGNRAVNDFASLGVTGKVKISQTELKLGTLQPKLPVIVTNDGRLLPQTFQGGQITTNDIKDLTLVAGQIEHAKGRNSSNNEGLSLGGANGGSNYTAGKFVNKFYYAGGDYKLTKDLTAQYYYGNLEDFYKQHFLGLTHNWSIGPGVLKSDLRYFNSSDDGLNGNTSSYYTNGNYNGFRAGKGKVDNNLYSGLFLYTVAGHTFGGGYQVSNGSSDFPWLNQGDGSSAYLTTDMQIQKFARAGERTWQARYAYDFAKVGVPGLTAGVVYLKGSDIDTIANTAARTETTGQSEWERDITVAYVIPEGPLKNLGVAWKNAMWRTDLANTRSQDENRLIVSYSLPLF, encoded by the coding sequence ATGAAGAAGTCCACCTTGGCTGTGGCTGTAGCGTTGGGCGCAATCGCCCAGCAAGCAGGCGCTGCCGGTTTCATCGAAGACAGCAAGGCCACACTGGGTCTGCGTAACTTTTACATCAACACCGATAACCGTGATGGCGCCGGTGCGAACAAGAACGAAGAATGGGGCCAAGGCTTCGATCTGCGCTTCATTTCGGGTTATACCCAAGGCACCGTTCAGTTCGGCGTTGACGCCATCGGCTTGTACGGTGTGCGCCTCGATTCTGGCCGTGGCACCAGCGGTAACATCGCCGGTACTTCGTCCGGCGGTACTGTGTTCCCAAGCGACGGCAACCGCGCAGTCAACGATTTCGCCAGCCTGGGCGTGACCGGCAAGGTGAAGATTTCCCAAACCGAACTGAAGCTGGGCACCTTGCAGCCTAAGCTGCCAGTTATCGTGACCAACGATGGTCGTCTGCTGCCGCAAACCTTCCAGGGTGGCCAGATCACTACAAACGATATCAAGGATTTGACCCTGGTTGCCGGTCAGATCGAGCATGCCAAAGGCCGTAACTCCAGCAACAACGAAGGTTTGTCGCTGGGTGGTGCCAACGGTGGTTCCAACTACACCGCAGGCAAGTTCGTCAACAAGTTCTACTACGCCGGTGGTGACTACAAGCTCACCAAAGACCTGACTGCACAGTATTACTACGGCAACCTGGAAGACTTCTACAAGCAGCACTTCCTGGGTCTGACCCATAACTGGTCGATTGGCCCGGGCGTATTGAAGTCTGACCTGCGTTATTTCAACAGCTCTGACGACGGCCTGAACGGTAATACTTCCAGCTACTACACCAACGGTAACTACAACGGTTTCCGTGCTGGTAAGGGTAAAGTCGACAACAACCTGTACAGCGGCCTGTTCCTGTACACGGTGGCCGGCCATACCTTTGGCGGCGGTTACCAAGTCAGCAATGGCAGCAGCGACTTCCCTTGGCTGAACCAGGGTGACGGCTCGTCGGCTTACCTGACTACCGACATGCAGATCCAGAAATTCGCCCGTGCTGGCGAGCGTACCTGGCAAGCTCGTTACGCTTATGACTTCGCCAAGGTAGGTGTACCTGGCCTGACTGCTGGCGTTGTTTACCTCAAAGGTAGCGACATCGACACCATCGCCAACACCGCTGCACGTACTGAAACCACCGGCCAATCCGAGTGGGAACGTGACATCACTGTTGCCTACGTGATTCCGGAAGGCCCGCTGAAGAACCTCGGCGTAGCCTGGAAAAACGCTATGTGGCGCACCGATCTGGCGAACACCCGTTCCCAGGACGAAAACCGTTTGATCGTCAGCTACTCGCTGCCACTGTTCTAG
- the tauA gene encoding taurine ABC transporter substrate-binding protein produces the protein MAKRTSSRQFVTVFVSVLLSFGVNAADLTVGYQTGIDPSKVPQADGLYEKAIGEKIDWRRFNSGPEVVTAIASGDVQIGNLGSSPLAAAASRNLPIVAFIVSAQINASEALVVRNGSGIDKPSDLIGKTIATPFVSTSHYSLLGALKHWGLDTKQVKVVNLQPAEIAAAWKRGDIDGAFVWSPALGEIRKTGKTLTDAAQVGQWGAPTFEVWVARKDFAEKHPDVVARFAKVTLDAFADYAAHKDSWTVDSEPVQKIAKLTGSNATDIPELLAGSTFPDAQAQQSEALLKGGTAKAIGETAKFLKEQGKVETVLPDYSAYVTDKYIKD, from the coding sequence ATGGCCAAACGCACATCCTCCCGTCAATTTGTTACAGTTTTTGTATCGGTATTACTTTCTTTTGGTGTCAACGCGGCCGACCTGACTGTCGGCTACCAGACCGGCATCGACCCCAGCAAAGTCCCCCAGGCCGACGGCCTTTACGAAAAAGCCATTGGCGAAAAGATCGATTGGCGCCGGTTCAACAGTGGCCCGGAAGTGGTTACGGCCATTGCCTCCGGCGATGTGCAAATCGGCAACCTGGGTTCCAGCCCGCTCGCAGCGGCCGCTTCACGCAACTTGCCGATTGTGGCGTTTATCGTATCGGCACAAATCAACGCTTCTGAAGCCCTGGTGGTGCGTAACGGCAGCGGTATCGACAAACCCTCCGACCTGATCGGCAAGACCATCGCCACGCCGTTCGTCTCCACCTCCCATTACAGCCTGCTGGGTGCACTCAAGCATTGGGGGCTGGACACCAAGCAAGTCAAAGTCGTGAACCTGCAACCCGCCGAAATTGCCGCCGCGTGGAAACGTGGCGATATCGACGGTGCCTTCGTGTGGTCACCGGCTCTCGGCGAGATTCGCAAGACCGGAAAAACCCTGACAGACGCGGCGCAGGTGGGTCAGTGGGGTGCGCCAACTTTCGAAGTGTGGGTGGCGCGCAAGGATTTCGCCGAAAAACACCCTGACGTAGTGGCCAGGTTTGCCAAGGTCACGCTGGACGCTTTTGCCGACTACGCCGCGCACAAGGACAGCTGGACGGTGGATTCCGAACCGGTACAGAAAATCGCCAAACTGACAGGTTCGAACGCCACCGACATTCCCGAATTGCTGGCCGGCAGCACTTTCCCCGATGCACAGGCGCAACAGAGCGAAGCGCTGCTCAAGGGCGGCACGGCGAAGGCGATTGGGGAGACGGCGAAGTTCTTGAAGGAGCAAGGCAAGGTCGAAACGGTGCTGCCGGACTATTCGGCGTATGTGACTGACAAATACATCAAAGACTGA
- the argA gene encoding amino-acid N-acetyltransferase codes for MPEYVNWLRHASPYINAHRDCTFVVMLPGDGVEHPNFGNIVHDLVLLHSLGVRLVLVHGSRPQIEARLEARGLTPAYHEGLRITDAATLECVIDAVGHLRIAIEARLSMDMASSPMQGSRLRVASGNLVTARPIGVLEGVDYHHTGEVRRVDRKGINRLLDERSIVLLSPLGYSPTGEIFNLACEDVATRAAIDLGADKLLLFGADLGLIDENGRLVRELRPQQVPAHLQRLGSNYQAELLDAAAEACRGGVGRSHIVSYAEDGALLTELFTRDGGGTLVAQEQFELVREAAIEDVGGLLDLISPLEEQGILVRRSREVLEREIEQFSVVEREGMIIACAALYQIADSDAGELACLAVNPEYRHGARGDVLLERIETRARAQGLKTLFVLTTRTAHWFRERGFVPSSVDRLPSARASLYNYQRNSKIFEKAL; via the coding sequence ATGCCCGAATACGTTAATTGGCTTCGTCACGCTTCGCCCTACATCAACGCCCACCGCGACTGCACCTTTGTGGTCATGCTGCCCGGCGATGGTGTGGAACACCCCAACTTCGGCAATATCGTTCACGACCTGGTGTTGCTGCACAGCCTGGGGGTGCGCCTGGTGCTGGTGCACGGCTCGCGTCCGCAAATTGAAGCGCGCCTTGAAGCACGCGGCCTGACCCCGGCGTATCACGAAGGCTTGCGCATTACCGATGCGGCGACGCTCGAGTGCGTGATCGACGCCGTGGGGCACTTGCGTATCGCCATCGAAGCGCGCCTGTCCATGGACATGGCCTCATCGCCCATGCAGGGCTCGCGCCTGCGGGTGGCCAGCGGCAACCTGGTCACCGCACGGCCGATCGGTGTGCTCGAAGGCGTGGACTACCACCACACCGGCGAAGTACGCCGGGTCGACCGCAAGGGCATCAACCGTTTGCTGGACGAGCGCTCCATCGTCTTGCTGTCGCCGTTGGGGTATTCGCCCACCGGTGAAATTTTCAACCTGGCCTGCGAAGACGTTGCCACCCGAGCCGCCATTGACCTGGGTGCCGACAAATTGCTGCTGTTCGGCGCCGACCTGGGCCTGATCGATGAAAACGGTCGACTGGTGCGTGAGTTGCGTCCGCAACAAGTGCCGGCGCACCTGCAGCGCCTGGGCAGCAACTATCAGGCGGAGCTGCTCGATGCCGCCGCCGAAGCCTGCCGTGGTGGCGTGGGGCGCAGCCATATTGTGAGCTACGCCGAAGACGGCGCCTTGCTCACCGAACTGTTCACCCGCGACGGCGGCGGTACGCTGGTCGCCCAGGAGCAATTCGAACTGGTGCGCGAGGCGGCGATTGAAGACGTCGGTGGCTTGCTCGACCTGATCAGCCCGCTGGAAGAGCAGGGCATCCTGGTGCGTCGTTCCCGCGAAGTGCTCGAGCGTGAGATCGAGCAGTTCAGCGTGGTGGAACGCGAAGGCATGATCATCGCCTGCGCGGCGTTGTATCAGATCGCCGATTCGGATGCGGGTGAGCTGGCGTGCCTGGCGGTAAACCCGGAATACCGGCATGGCGCACGTGGCGATGTGTTGCTGGAACGCATCGAAACCCGTGCCCGGGCCCAGGGCTTGAAGACTTTGTTCGTCCTCACCACCCGCACTGCCCACTGGTTTCGTGAGCGCGGCTTTGTGCCCAGCAGCGTGGACCGCCTGCCGTCGGCGCGGGCGTCGCTGTACAACTATCAGCGTAACTCGAAAATTTTCGAGAAGGCCCTGTAA
- the argE gene encoding acetylornithine deacetylase, whose translation MPLPSMKEQFAALIAAPSVSCTQASIDQTNRPVIDLLATWLGDLGFSIDIQQVSPGKFNLLASFGSGPGGLVLAGHSDTVPYDAALWKTDPLKLTEVDGRWVGLGSCDMKGFFALAIEAVLPLLDQPFKQPLLILATCDEESSMSGARALAEAGRPLGRAAVIGEPTGLKPIRLHKGVMMERIDILGRSGHSSDPSLGHSALEAMHDAIGELRGLRLAWQREYRNPQFSVPQPTLNFGCIHGGDNPNRICGQCSLEFDLRPLPGMDPAVLRAAIRQKLEPLAERHKVKIDYAPLFPEVPPFEQPEGAELVRVAERLTGHRAEAVAFGTEAPYLQRLGCETLVLGPGDIACAHQPGEYLEMSRLAPTVRLLRELIEHYCLKPA comes from the coding sequence ATGCCGTTACCGTCCATGAAAGAGCAGTTCGCCGCGCTGATTGCCGCGCCGTCGGTCAGTTGCACTCAAGCGTCCATCGACCAGACCAACCGCCCGGTGATCGATCTGCTCGCCACCTGGCTGGGCGACCTGGGCTTCTCCATCGACATCCAGCAGGTCAGCCCCGGCAAGTTCAACCTGCTCGCCAGTTTTGGCAGTGGCCCCGGTGGCCTGGTACTGGCCGGCCATAGCGACACGGTGCCTTACGACGCGGCGCTGTGGAAAACCGACCCGCTCAAGCTGACGGAAGTCGACGGCCGCTGGGTAGGCTTGGGCAGTTGCGACATGAAGGGTTTTTTTGCGCTGGCGATTGAAGCGGTGTTGCCGCTGCTCGACCAACCCTTCAAGCAACCGCTGCTGATTCTCGCCACCTGCGATGAAGAAAGCTCCATGTCCGGCGCCCGGGCGCTGGCCGAGGCGGGGCGGCCGTTGGGCCGGGCGGCGGTGATCGGTGAACCCACCGGGCTCAAGCCGATCCGTCTGCACAAAGGCGTGATGATGGAACGCATCGACATCCTTGGCCGCAGCGGCCACTCGTCGGACCCAAGCCTGGGCCATAGCGCCCTGGAAGCCATGCACGACGCCATCGGCGAACTTCGCGGTTTGCGCCTTGCCTGGCAGCGCGAATACCGCAACCCGCAATTCAGCGTGCCACAGCCGACCCTGAACTTCGGCTGCATCCATGGCGGCGACAACCCCAACCGCATCTGCGGCCAGTGCTCCCTGGAGTTCGACCTGCGCCCTCTGCCGGGCATGGACCCTGCGGTGCTGCGCGCCGCCATTCGGCAAAAACTCGAGCCCCTGGCCGAGCGCCACAAGGTCAAGATCGATTACGCGCCGCTGTTTCCCGAAGTACCGCCCTTCGAGCAACCCGAAGGCGCCGAGTTGGTGCGGGTGGCGGAGCGTTTGACCGGCCATCGTGCCGAAGCAGTGGCGTTCGGCACCGAAGCGCCTTATCTTCAGCGCCTTGGTTGTGAAACCCTGGTGCTCGGCCCTGGCGATATTGCCTGTGCGCACCAGCCGGGCGAATACCTCGAAATGTCACGCTTGGCGCCTACAGTGCGTCTATTGCGGGAACTGATCGAACATTACTGCCTGAAACCTGCATAA